A section of the Luteitalea sp. genome encodes:
- the serS gene encoding serine--tRNA ligase, whose product MLDTASLRDQFEDVRQRLGTRGPGTEKALDRLAALDVARRDILPRVEALRAERKRAGEAIGRAKRTGEDVAALLEGSTERSEAIKRFDAELAGVETERDALLLTIPNLPHVTVPVGRSAAENQEVRRSGEVPTFDFTPKPHWDLGAALGIIDFERAARMSGSRFSVLMGSGARMARALIDFMLDLHTREHGYLEVQPPFLIGSAALRGTGNLPKFEEDLFKVAGDWDLYLIPTAEVPLTNLHRTETLEESLLPLRYTAYTPCFRSEAGSYGTDVRGLMRQHQFDKVELVKITTPEQSYDELESLTTHAEEVLKRLELPYRTVVLCTGDMGFAAAKTYDIEVWLPSQQTYREISSCSNTEAFQARRAGIRYRPTGGGKSAFVHTLNGSGLAVGRTLIAVLEHGQQRDGSVVVPPALRPYMRGVEVLEPVR is encoded by the coding sequence ATGCTCGACACGGCGTCACTGCGAGACCAGTTCGAGGATGTCCGCCAACGGCTGGGGACGCGCGGGCCAGGGACGGAGAAGGCGCTTGACCGGCTGGCGGCGCTCGATGTGGCACGGCGCGACATCCTGCCACGCGTGGAAGCGTTGCGGGCGGAGCGGAAGCGTGCGGGAGAAGCGATTGGTCGCGCGAAGCGTACGGGCGAGGACGTTGCGGCGCTGCTCGAGGGGAGCACCGAGCGCTCCGAGGCGATCAAGCGATTCGACGCCGAGCTCGCCGGCGTCGAGACGGAGCGCGACGCGCTGCTGCTGACGATTCCAAACCTGCCACACGTGACGGTGCCGGTCGGTCGGAGCGCAGCAGAGAATCAGGAAGTGCGACGCTCGGGTGAGGTCCCGACGTTCGACTTCACGCCGAAGCCGCACTGGGACCTGGGTGCTGCGCTTGGCATCATCGATTTCGAGCGCGCGGCCCGGATGTCAGGTTCGCGCTTCTCGGTGTTGATGGGCAGCGGTGCGCGCATGGCGCGCGCGCTCATTGATTTCATGCTCGACCTGCACACACGGGAGCATGGCTACCTCGAGGTCCAGCCGCCGTTCCTGATTGGCAGCGCGGCGTTGCGCGGCACCGGCAACCTGCCGAAGTTCGAAGAGGATCTGTTCAAGGTCGCGGGAGACTGGGATCTCTATCTCATTCCGACTGCGGAGGTCCCGCTCACGAACCTGCATCGCACCGAAACGCTCGAGGAGTCCCTGCTGCCGCTGCGTTACACCGCGTACACGCCGTGCTTCCGCAGCGAGGCTGGATCCTATGGGACGGACGTGCGCGGGCTCATGCGGCAGCACCAGTTCGACAAAGTGGAGCTCGTCAAGATTACGACGCCGGAGCAATCGTACGACGAGCTGGAGTCGCTGACCACGCACGCGGAGGAAGTGTTGAAGCGGCTCGAGCTGCCGTACAGGACAGTGGTGCTCTGCACGGGCGACATGGGCTTTGCGGCGGCGAAGACCTACGACATCGAGGTCTGGCTGCCAAGTCAGCAGACCTACCGCGAGATTTCCTCCTGCAGCAATACGGAGGCGTTTCAGGCGCGGCGCGCCGGCATTCGGTATCGGCCGACAGGCGGCGGCAAGTCGGCGTTCGTCCACACGCTGAACGGCTCCGGTCTCGCCGTGGGACGTACGCTCATCGCGGTGCTCGAGCATGGCCAGCAGCGCGACGGCAGTGTCGTCGTGCCCCCGGCGCTCCGCCCATACATGCGCGGCGTGGAAGTCCTGGAGCCAGTGAGATAA